A window of Elusimicrobiota bacterium contains these coding sequences:
- a CDS encoding (d)CMP kinase: MSKPKRKAARPAVLPHWVVAVDGPAGAGKSSAARGLARALGFRHIDTGAMYRAAAWAALRAGVSLDAERALVRVVGKTRFDFTDGATRVDGVDVAGAIRTPEVAGAASAIAVRPRLRKILVDRQRRMGRGGGVVMEGRDVGTVVFPRAHVKFFLDATPEERARRRWKELRAKGPAPALAEILRSIRERDDRDRNRAASPLRAAADAVVVDTTGYTLPEVGRLLLAEIRRKARA, from the coding sequence GTGTCCAAGCCTAAACGAAAAGCGGCGCGCCCCGCCGTTCTCCCGCATTGGGTCGTCGCGGTGGACGGTCCGGCCGGCGCCGGGAAATCCTCGGCCGCCCGGGGCCTCGCGCGGGCCCTGGGGTTTCGCCACATCGACACCGGCGCCATGTACCGCGCCGCGGCCTGGGCGGCCCTTCGGGCCGGGGTGTCCTTGGACGCGGAGAGGGCCCTGGTCCGGGTGGTGGGAAAGACCCGATTTGATTTCACCGACGGCGCCACCCGGGTCGACGGGGTGGACGTGGCCGGCGCCATTCGAACCCCGGAAGTCGCCGGGGCGGCCAGCGCCATCGCCGTGCGCCCGCGCCTGCGAAAAATCCTCGTGGACCGGCAACGGCGCATGGGCCGGGGCGGCGGGGTGGTCATGGAAGGCCGCGACGTGGGCACCGTGGTGTTCCCCCGGGCGCACGTCAAATTCTTTTTGGACGCCACGCCCGAAGAACGGGCCCGGCGTCGGTGGAAGGAGCTCCGGGCCAAAGGCCCGGCGCCGGCCTTGGCCGAAATTCTTCGCTCCATCCGCGAGCGGGACGACCGGGACCGAAATCGGGCGGCGTCACCGCTTCGCGCCGCGGCCGACGCGGTGGTGGTGGACACGACGGGGTACACCCTTCCGGAAGTCGGACGTTTGCTCCTCGCGGAAATCCGACGAAAGGCGCGGGCGTGA
- a CDS encoding DUF4070 domain-containing protein gives MATFPTTRRFLLVYPEFKPTMWGLQYTLPLIAKKSLVPPLGLLTIAALTPPEYDLRVVDLNCEPLTDAQLDWADAVLLSAMLPQKDALFRAADRARARGKFVVMGGPYPTACPEECRPHCDALVLNEGEITWPQFLRDLEAGRPKDLYQTDEKADMTKSPAPRFDLLNLSHYTNVPLQFARGCPFQCEFCDIIVMLGRVPRLKTVPQFIHELDLLYATGYRGQVGVVDDNFIGNGREVRLLLKAMNAWNAEHGHPFHYFCQATVNLADDDALLEAVAAADFTLAFLGIESPSMDSLKETRKFQNTNHPLLDRVRKIQAAGIQVMAGFIVGFDNDPENIFEAQRDFIARAAIPNVYISPLVALPGTPLFDRMRKEGRLIPGEETKHTFISGYTNIRYRRPMNDFLDGHRRLLESVYHPRAYFERAVDTLHRFPAPVSLRDRGRIFQQEFHQVFRLMPSVREAHLKRKSVAGGIFGLARSAWRFFRGVPGPVRREIPRFFWNVLRSSPQRFPWVIHHVCMEIHFYRLVFEMLIPELDQRRAALAPETTSAPPSPPETTV, from the coding sequence ATGGCCACTTTTCCGACGACGCGCCGCTTCCTGCTCGTGTACCCCGAGTTCAAGCCGACCATGTGGGGACTCCAGTACACCTTGCCCTTGATCGCCAAAAAATCCCTCGTGCCCCCTCTGGGACTCCTCACCATCGCGGCGTTGACCCCTCCCGAATACGACCTCCGGGTGGTGGACCTCAATTGCGAGCCGTTGACCGACGCCCAATTGGATTGGGCGGACGCGGTTCTCCTTTCCGCCATGCTCCCCCAAAAAGACGCCCTCTTCCGTGCGGCCGACCGGGCCCGGGCGCGGGGGAAATTCGTGGTCATGGGCGGGCCTTACCCCACCGCCTGCCCCGAGGAATGCCGACCCCATTGCGACGCCCTGGTCCTGAACGAGGGGGAAATCACCTGGCCGCAATTCCTGCGGGATCTGGAAGCCGGGCGGCCGAAGGACCTTTATCAAACGGACGAAAAGGCCGATATGACGAAATCCCCGGCTCCCCGCTTCGATCTCCTGAATTTATCGCATTACACCAACGTGCCGCTGCAGTTCGCCCGGGGATGCCCCTTCCAGTGCGAGTTTTGCGACATCATCGTCATGTTGGGCCGGGTGCCCCGCCTGAAAACGGTCCCCCAATTCATCCACGAACTGGATCTGCTTTACGCGACGGGCTACCGGGGCCAGGTGGGGGTGGTCGATGATAATTTCATAGGGAATGGGCGCGAGGTGCGGCTCCTTTTAAAAGCGATGAACGCCTGGAACGCAGAGCACGGGCACCCCTTCCATTACTTTTGCCAAGCCACGGTGAATTTGGCTGACGACGACGCCCTTTTGGAAGCGGTCGCCGCCGCCGATTTCACTCTGGCGTTTCTAGGGATTGAATCGCCGTCCATGGACAGCCTGAAGGAAACACGCAAGTTTCAAAACACGAACCATCCCCTTTTGGACCGGGTGCGGAAAATTCAGGCCGCCGGCATCCAGGTGATGGCCGGTTTCATCGTCGGTTTTGATAACGATCCGGAAAACATTTTTGAGGCCCAGAGGGATTTCATCGCCCGGGCCGCGATTCCCAACGTTTACATCAGCCCCCTGGTAGCCCTCCCGGGGACGCCCCTGTTCGATCGCATGCGCAAAGAGGGGCGACTGATCCCGGGGGAAGAGACCAAACACACCTTCATTTCCGGCTACACCAACATCCGGTACCGCCGGCCCATGAACGATTTTTTGGACGGTCACCGCCGGTTGCTCGAAAGCGTTTACCACCCGCGAGCCTATTTTGAGAGGGCGGTCGACACCCTCCACCGATTCCCCGCGCCCGTTTCTCTTCGGGATCGGGGACGCATTTTCCAACAGGAATTCCATCAGGTCTTTCGACTGATGCCCTCGGTGCGGGAGGCCCACCTGAAGCGGAAAAGCGTGGCGGGAGGGATATTCGGCCTGGCCCGGTCCGCTTGGCGGTTTTTTCGGGGCGTCCCCGGGCCGGTCCGGCGTGAAATCCCCCGATTTTTTTGGAACGTTTTGCGCTCGTCTCCCCAACGTTTCCCCTGGGTGATCCACCATGTTTGCATGGAAATTCATTTCTATCGGCTCGTTTTTGAAATGCTCATCCCGGAGTTGGATCAACGCCGGGCCGCCCTCGCGCCGGAAACCACCTCCGCCCCGCCCTCTCCCCCCGAAACGACGGTTTGA
- a CDS encoding 1-acyl-sn-glycerol-3-phosphate acyltransferase, whose protein sequence is MTHVDDWNDHFVLAPPGWRGWVKRAMYALGHGLSGLAFRTLWRLRVEGRENVPLAGPLLIAANHASFIDPPLVGSSLPRPLYYMGKEELFRWPVFGWIISQVNAFPIRRKEGDVGAIRTAHRILAAGGALIVFPEGRRQRGGEFGRPKGGVGLLAVKTGAPVVPAYLHGNHRAWRFPRLRVVFGKPLAAAPGETGEAFAHRVMNAIRDLKESLRGSLVNP, encoded by the coding sequence GTGACGCACGTCGACGATTGGAACGACCATTTTGTTTTGGCGCCCCCGGGATGGCGCGGGTGGGTCAAACGCGCCATGTACGCCCTCGGCCACGGTTTGAGCGGTCTGGCCTTCCGGACACTCTGGCGTCTTCGGGTGGAGGGCCGGGAAAATGTTCCCCTGGCGGGCCCCTTGCTGATCGCGGCCAATCACGCCTCCTTCATCGACCCTCCGCTCGTCGGTTCGAGCCTGCCGCGACCGCTCTATTACATGGGCAAAGAGGAATTGTTTCGATGGCCCGTCTTTGGTTGGATTATTTCGCAGGTAAACGCGTTTCCCATTCGACGGAAAGAAGGCGACGTGGGGGCCATTCGAACCGCGCACCGCATTTTGGCGGCCGGGGGGGCGTTGATCGTTTTTCCCGAAGGCCGACGGCAGCGGGGCGGGGAATTCGGGCGCCCGAAAGGCGGCGTCGGCTTGTTGGCGGTCAAAACGGGCGCCCCCGTTGTCCCCGCCTACTTGCACGGAAACCATCGGGCCTGGCGGTTTCCCCGCCTCCGGGTTGTTTTTGGGAAACCCTTGGCCGCCGCGCCGGGGGAAACCGGGGAGGCCTTTGCCCATCGCGTCATGAACGCCATTCGAGATCTGAAGGAGTCGCTGCGTGGATCCCTTGTCAACCCTTAA
- a CDS encoding cytochrome P450 — translation MSRWRWALEFSGLHRNPLGALTSWRGRFGPLFRLPTSRPVVVLADPADVRHVLVANPANYPKGGNFELTRETLGEGLVTSNGPWHDLQRRRLRPLFQKGRLPDLPALTRDTADRVTALWGNGAEVDVSAAMSRIALTVAGGALFNVDLLDRAETIGEAYLAGQRYMAAGAFTPWSAWSRRRRRGSFERATAALAALGEDLIDATAGAITPTPFLETLRAATDEANRPIARKRVRDEILTFLAAAHETVATALTWTLRLIAERPDLHRGLQEEADRGEAGPFSLTQRALREAMRLWPPVWCLGRRVAEADRLPSGVSLPAGAHVLIFPHLLSRSPAYFPDPERFDPDRFTEKSAAAIPPGVYFPFGVGARSCLGEAFAMTEMTALLAYLFKRFSFEAFAAAARPEWLVTLWPGEGMRSRVSRRPVSAPVPSGGGRTGGG, via the coding sequence GTGTCCCGCTGGCGCTGGGCCCTCGAATTTTCCGGGCTTCACCGGAACCCCCTCGGGGCGCTGACCTCCTGGCGCGGGCGGTTCGGCCCGTTGTTCCGGTTGCCGACGTCGCGGCCGGTGGTGGTCCTTGCGGACCCCGCCGATGTCCGTCATGTGCTCGTCGCCAATCCGGCCAATTACCCCAAGGGCGGCAACTTTGAACTCACCCGGGAGACCTTGGGGGAGGGGTTGGTCACCAGCAACGGTCCCTGGCACGATCTCCAACGGCGCCGCCTTCGGCCGCTCTTTCAAAAAGGTCGGTTGCCGGACCTGCCGGCCCTGACCCGGGACACCGCGGACCGGGTGACCGCCCTCTGGGGGAACGGCGCGGAAGTCGACGTGTCCGCCGCCATGTCCCGCATCGCCCTGACGGTCGCCGGCGGCGCGCTGTTCAACGTGGATCTGCTGGACCGGGCCGAGACCATCGGCGAGGCGTACCTCGCGGGGCAACGTTACATGGCCGCCGGGGCTTTCACCCCCTGGAGCGCCTGGTCGCGGCGCCGCCGCCGGGGATCTTTTGAACGGGCGACGGCCGCCCTGGCCGCGCTGGGGGAGGACCTGATCGACGCCACCGCGGGGGCGATCACCCCGACCCCGTTTCTGGAGACCCTGCGGGCCGCGACCGATGAGGCGAATCGACCCATCGCGCGCAAGAGGGTTCGGGACGAAATCCTTACGTTTTTGGCCGCCGCTCACGAAACGGTCGCCACGGCGCTCACTTGGACCCTGCGGCTGATCGCCGAACGTCCGGATCTCCACCGGGGGTTGCAGGAGGAAGCGGACCGGGGAGAGGCCGGGCCTTTCTCCCTGACCCAGCGGGCCCTGCGGGAGGCCATGCGGCTTTGGCCGCCGGTCTGGTGCTTGGGGCGGCGGGTGGCGGAGGCGGACCGGCTGCCCTCCGGCGTTTCGTTGCCCGCCGGGGCCCACGTTCTAATTTTTCCCCATTTGTTGAGCCGGTCCCCGGCGTACTTTCCGGACCCCGAACGATTCGACCCGGACCGATTCACGGAGAAGAGCGCGGCCGCGATCCCTCCCGGTGTCTATTTTCCCTTCGGGGTCGGCGCGCGATCCTGCTTGGGGGAAGCCTTCGCGATGACGGAAATGACCGCGCTACTGGCCTATCTATTCAAACGGTTTTCGTTCGAGGCGTTTGCGGCGGCGGCCCGGCCGGAGTGGTTGGTGACCTTGTGGCCCGGGGAAGGCATGCGGTCCCGGGTGTCCCGCCGCCCGGTCAGCGCGCCCGTTCCATCAGGCGGCGGCCGTACAGGGGGCGGATAA
- a CDS encoding aspartyl/asparaginyl beta-hydroxylase domain-containing protein, protein MKPLSWTLRCQRKIADLGLAVVNAYLARYTGGSKGPALFDVASTVPELTGVTAAYPTVRAEFEKVFARRGQLPSYHELDPHVSRISQGDDSTKKWRVYLLNAMGEIPAAARRDCPDTLAALEKVPGVYQAFFSILDPGKAVPAHHGPFRGYLRYHLGLRVPRERPPVFRIINHFYTWQEGKDLLFDDCADHEVFNEAAEPRGILIVDVLRPLPSTPDRFNRWIVRRVIRPLYGRRLMERAR, encoded by the coding sequence ATGAAACCTCTCTCCTGGACCCTGCGGTGCCAACGAAAAATCGCCGACCTCGGGTTGGCGGTCGTCAACGCCTACCTGGCCCGTTACACCGGCGGGTCCAAGGGGCCCGCCCTTTTCGATGTCGCGTCCACGGTTCCCGAGCTCACGGGCGTCACCGCCGCCTATCCCACCGTTCGGGCCGAATTTGAAAAAGTGTTCGCCCGACGGGGTCAACTTCCCTCTTACCACGAGCTGGACCCCCACGTCTCCCGCATTTCCCAGGGGGACGATTCGACCAAAAAATGGCGCGTTTATTTGCTGAACGCCATGGGCGAAATTCCGGCGGCGGCCCGGCGGGACTGCCCGGACACTCTGGCCGCTTTGGAGAAAGTGCCGGGGGTCTACCAAGCCTTTTTTTCCATCCTCGACCCGGGAAAAGCCGTCCCCGCCCATCACGGACCCTTCCGGGGGTATTTGCGGTACCACCTCGGACTTCGGGTTCCCAGGGAACGGCCGCCCGTCTTCCGGATTATCAACCATTTTTACACGTGGCAAGAGGGGAAGGACCTGCTGTTCGACGATTGCGCGGATCACGAGGTCTTCAACGAGGCCGCCGAGCCGCGGGGAATTCTGATCGTCGATGTCCTTCGTCCCCTGCCGTCAACGCCGGACCGCTTCAACCGGTGGATCGTCCGGCGCGTTATCCGCCCCCTGTACGGCCGCCGCCTGATGGAACGGGCGCGCTGA